One Cedecea neteri DNA segment encodes these proteins:
- a CDS encoding helix-turn-helix domain-containing protein, whose amino-acid sequence MSTDAFMHDLLGWIDNHLDSRLDINTVSERAGYSKWHLQRIFKQHTGYNLGEYIRAQKLKKSAERLSRTEEPILNVAISLGFDSQQSFNRSFKRQFGIAPGVWRRQLAHTGNRYGA is encoded by the coding sequence ATGAGCACCGATGCCTTCATGCATGATTTACTCGGCTGGATTGATAACCACCTCGACAGCCGCCTCGACATCAACACCGTTTCCGAGCGGGCAGGGTACTCGAAGTGGCACCTGCAGCGGATCTTCAAGCAGCACACCGGCTACAACCTGGGCGAGTACATTCGTGCGCAAAAGCTGAAAAAATCCGCCGAGCGCCTGAGCCGCACCGAAGAGCCGATCCTGAACGTGGCGATCTCCCTGGGCTTTGACTCGCAGCAGTCTTTCAACCGCAGCTTCAAGCGCCAGTTCGGCATTGCGCCGGGCGTGTGGCGTCGGCAGTTGGCGCACACCGGGAACCGCTATGGGGCCTGA
- a CDS encoding SymE family type I addiction module toxin, with protein MTEEHNKPEKHIPTTTRTYTVGYIRDSKKFQPSPAITLNGFWLADAGFDTGTSVEVRVLPGCLILTAKEPLPPVEEPEIMQTLRKVCKFSARRQKQVKAFIEDVIAPKPPVR; from the coding sequence ATGACTGAAGAGCATAATAAGCCAGAGAAGCACATCCCCACAACAACAAGGACTTATACTGTGGGCTACATTCGAGATTCGAAAAAATTCCAGCCTTCACCCGCCATAACGTTGAATGGGTTCTGGCTTGCAGACGCCGGTTTTGATACGGGCACGAGCGTGGAGGTGCGGGTTCTGCCGGGCTGCCTGATATTGACGGCCAAAGAGCCGCTGCCGCCGGTGGAAGAGCCGGAGATCATGCAGACCCTGCGCAAGGTGTGTAAGTTTTCCGCCCGCAGGCAGAAGCAGGTCAAAGCGTTTATCGAGGACGTGATCGCCCCTAAACCGCCGGTGCGTTAA
- a CDS encoding HlyD family secretion protein: protein MNRNIFRKEAIEHTRSKWLGKALLISGYPAWVVVLLSAAFLIILINLMAFSSYTRRINVSGEVITQPHAINIFSPQQGFITHTWVKTGDKVAKGDHLYQIDTSRSTQSGNVSQNSIAAIQKQIQLIEEIILKLQQNKQKTEQNLRQQLTQYQTAHEKSLALVANAAKGMEEMRQSMDNYDGYQRKGMITKDQLNNQRYLYYQQQTAYQSLNTQSIQESLQITNLQSELSTRATDFDNQISQYQFQLSGLNRQLAEVDGGGTVFIDAPSDGKIDSLSVTQGQMVNAGDSLAQLVPNGGDGYALVLWLPNSSLPYVTPGDSINIRYEAFPFEKFGQFPGKILSISSVPASAQEMAMYNNVPRQPSGTTNQPFYKVLVALDLSRLTARDNPLRLSSGMKAESTLFLEKRPVYQWMLAPYYDLKKSLTGPVHE from the coding sequence ATGAACAGAAATATATTCCGCAAGGAAGCCATAGAGCACACCCGCAGCAAATGGCTGGGTAAAGCGTTACTGATCTCCGGGTATCCCGCCTGGGTGGTGGTTTTACTCTCCGCCGCGTTTTTAATTATTTTGATAAACCTGATGGCCTTCTCCAGCTATACCCGGCGGATTAACGTCAGCGGGGAAGTCATCACCCAGCCGCACGCCATCAATATCTTCTCTCCGCAGCAGGGGTTTATCACCCACACCTGGGTTAAAACCGGCGACAAAGTGGCAAAAGGCGACCATCTTTATCAGATAGATACCAGCCGGTCGACCCAGTCGGGCAACGTCAGCCAGAACTCTATCGCCGCCATCCAGAAACAGATCCAGCTTATTGAGGAAATTATCCTCAAGCTGCAGCAAAACAAGCAGAAAACCGAGCAAAACCTCAGGCAGCAGCTGACTCAGTACCAGACCGCGCACGAGAAGTCCCTTGCCCTGGTGGCGAACGCCGCCAAAGGCATGGAAGAGATGCGCCAGAGCATGGACAACTACGACGGCTACCAGCGCAAGGGCATGATCACCAAGGACCAGCTCAACAATCAGCGCTACCTCTATTACCAGCAGCAAACCGCCTACCAAAGCCTGAACACCCAGAGCATTCAGGAAAGCCTGCAGATCACCAACCTGCAAAGCGAGCTCTCCACGCGGGCGACGGATTTTGACAACCAAATCTCCCAGTATCAGTTCCAGCTGAGCGGGCTCAACCGGCAACTGGCGGAAGTGGACGGCGGCGGGACCGTGTTTATCGACGCCCCCAGCGACGGCAAAATCGACTCCCTGAGCGTCACCCAGGGGCAGATGGTCAACGCCGGCGACAGCCTCGCCCAGCTGGTACCCAACGGAGGCGACGGCTACGCGCTGGTGCTGTGGCTCCCCAACAGCAGCCTGCCCTACGTCACGCCGGGGGACAGCATCAACATCCGCTACGAGGCTTTTCCTTTTGAGAAGTTCGGCCAGTTCCCCGGCAAGATCCTGTCGATTTCCAGCGTGCCCGCCTCGGCGCAGGAAATGGCGATGTACAACAATGTGCCCCGTCAGCCGTCCGGCACCACCAATCAGCCCTTTTACAAAGTGCTGGTCGCGCTCGACCTGAGCCGCCTCACCGCCAGAGACAACCCCCTGCGGCTCTCCAGCGGCATGAAGGCGGAATCCACGCTATTCCTGGAAAAACGCCCCGTCTACCAGTGGATGCTCGCCCCTTACTACGACCTTAAAAAAAGCCTAACCGGACCCGTGCATGAATGA
- a CDS encoding peptidase domain-containing ABC transporter has translation MNESAFKDMMHQLNFSLRRRVPQVLQTEAAECGLACLVMVCRYHGMNIDLFNLRQRFGISSHGATLALLIDIATQLRLKSRPLSLDLNELRELKTPCILHWDMSHFVVLVAVKRSGFVIHDPGFGRRVVGLAEMSQHFTGVALELWPDSEFARVTQRSRLSFRTLLGNIGGLKGFLTKIFCLSLVVEAINLLIPIGTQLVMDHVIIAEDHDLLALICIGLLFFTLFRTFVSMLRAWTSLVMNSLIEVQWKAGMFDHLLKLPLAYFEKRKLGDIQSRFGSLDTIRTTLTTNLVNGIIDTLMSVGVLIMMVLYGGWLVWVVLGFTAFYMVLRLATYNQYRQASEEKIVKGARANSHFMETLYGIGTLKALGLSTTRSQYWLNLNIDTANANIRITKLDMLFGGINTFIGAVDQIVILWLGALMVINGQMTLGMFVAFNAYRGQFSERAANLIDMILQLRMLGLHSDRIADVVFTDTETSQPPRKLLPKNQPASFEARDLVFQYDGLSRPIFADLNITVAAGESVAIVGPSGIGKTTLMKVMAGLLDPTRGQILIDGLDISKVGLNNYRDSIACVLQDDKLFAGSIADNIGSFDISKDAERIISCARNCNIHDEIMSLPMGYETLIGELGGNLSGGQKQRLLIARALYRQPNLLFLDEATSHLDLANEAHINAAIASLKITRIFIAHRPSTIASANRVINLGE, from the coding sequence ATGAATGAATCCGCTTTTAAAGACATGATGCATCAGCTGAACTTTAGCCTGCGCCGCAGAGTGCCCCAGGTCCTGCAAACGGAAGCGGCAGAGTGCGGCCTGGCTTGCCTGGTGATGGTCTGCCGCTACCACGGCATGAACATCGACCTCTTCAACCTGCGCCAGCGGTTTGGCATCTCCTCGCACGGCGCGACGCTGGCGTTGCTGATCGACATCGCCACCCAGCTGCGCCTGAAAAGCCGCCCGCTTTCGCTGGATCTGAACGAGCTGCGCGAGCTGAAAACGCCCTGCATTCTCCACTGGGACATGAGCCACTTTGTGGTGCTGGTCGCCGTCAAACGCTCGGGCTTTGTGATCCACGATCCAGGCTTTGGCCGCCGCGTCGTGGGCCTGGCGGAAATGTCCCAGCATTTTACCGGCGTCGCGCTGGAGCTGTGGCCGGACAGCGAGTTTGCCCGCGTCACCCAGCGCAGCCGCCTCAGCTTCCGCACCCTGCTCGGCAACATCGGCGGCCTGAAAGGCTTTTTGACGAAAATCTTCTGCCTGTCTCTGGTGGTGGAGGCGATCAACCTGCTGATCCCCATCGGCACCCAGCTGGTGATGGACCACGTCATCATCGCCGAGGATCATGACTTACTGGCGCTGATCTGTATCGGGCTGCTGTTCTTTACCCTGTTTCGCACCTTCGTCAGCATGCTCCGGGCCTGGACGTCACTGGTGATGAATTCCCTGATTGAAGTGCAGTGGAAAGCGGGCATGTTCGATCACCTGCTCAAACTGCCGCTGGCCTACTTCGAGAAGCGCAAACTCGGCGATATCCAGTCCCGTTTTGGCTCCCTGGATACTATCCGCACCACGCTGACCACCAACCTGGTCAACGGCATTATCGACACCCTGATGTCGGTCGGCGTGCTGATTATGATGGTGCTTTACGGCGGCTGGCTGGTGTGGGTCGTGCTGGGCTTTACCGCCTTTTATATGGTGCTGCGCCTGGCGACCTACAACCAGTACCGCCAGGCCTCGGAAGAGAAGATCGTCAAAGGCGCGCGGGCCAATTCCCACTTTATGGAAACCCTCTACGGCATCGGCACGCTGAAAGCGCTGGGGCTGTCCACCACGCGCTCGCAGTACTGGCTCAACCTCAACATAGATACCGCCAATGCCAACATCCGCATCACCAAGCTGGATATGCTGTTTGGGGGCATCAACACCTTTATCGGAGCCGTCGACCAGATAGTGATTTTGTGGCTGGGCGCGCTGATGGTGATCAACGGCCAGATGACGCTCGGGATGTTCGTCGCCTTCAACGCCTATCGCGGGCAGTTCTCTGAGCGGGCGGCCAACCTGATCGATATGATCCTGCAGCTGCGTATGCTCGGCCTGCACAGCGACCGTATAGCCGACGTGGTGTTTACCGACACCGAAACCAGCCAGCCGCCGCGTAAGCTGCTGCCTAAAAATCAGCCCGCCAGCTTTGAAGCCCGCGACCTGGTCTTCCAGTACGACGGGCTGTCGCGGCCGATTTTCGCCGATCTGAATATCACCGTCGCTGCCGGGGAAAGCGTGGCCATCGTGGGCCCTTCCGGGATCGGGAAAACAACCTTAATGAAGGTGATGGCCGGGCTGCTAGACCCCACGCGCGGACAAATCCTGATCGACGGCCTGGACATCAGCAAAGTCGGGCTGAATAACTACCGCGACAGCATCGCCTGCGTGCTGCAGGACGACAAACTTTTTGCCGGGTCGATAGCCGACAACATCGGCAGCTTCGACATCAGCAAAGATGCAGAGCGCATTATCAGCTGCGCCCGGAACTGCAACATCCATGACGAAATTATGAGCCTGCCGATGGGCTATGAAACGCTGATTGGCGAACTGGGGGGCAACCTTTCCGGGGGGCAGAAACAGCGGCTGCTGATCGCCAGGGCGCTTTATCGTCAGCCCAATCTACTGTTTCTCGACGAGGCCACCAGCCATCTGGATCTGGCCAATGAAGCCCATATCAATGCCGCTATCGCTTCGCTGAAAATAACCCGCATCTTTATTGCCCATCGGCCGTCAACAATCGCCAGCGCTAATCGGGTCATAAATTTAGGAGAGTAA
- a CDS encoding efflux RND transporter periplasmic adaptor subunit, which yields MSLQKHWVSLHLRVLGPVLLAALLAGCDWGVAQNAVPQAPAVSVADVVVKPVSQWDSFNGRIEAVESVQLRPRVSGYIDKVNYTDGQEVKKGEVLFTIDDRTYRAALEQAQAALMRAKTQASLARSEASRTDKLIGTNVISREEWEQRRSAATQADADIRAAQAAVDAAQLNLDFTKVTAPIDGRASRALITSGNLVTAGDSASVLTTVVSQKTVYAYFDVDESTYLHYQNLARSGQGASSDHKALPVEIGLSGEEGYPHQGTVDFLDNQLTASTGTIRMRALLDNAQRQFTPGLFARVRLPGSAEFQALLINDKAVLTDQDRKYVYIVDKDGKAQRRDITPGRLAAGLRIVQQGLNPGDKVIVDGLQKVFMPGMPVNAKPVAMAATSAAVN from the coding sequence ATGAGCCTGCAAAAACATTGGGTTAGCCTTCATCTGCGCGTGTTGGGGCCGGTACTGCTTGCCGCGCTGCTCGCCGGATGCGACTGGGGAGTCGCACAAAACGCCGTGCCGCAGGCACCAGCCGTGAGCGTCGCCGACGTGGTGGTGAAACCCGTTAGCCAGTGGGATAGTTTTAACGGCCGCATCGAAGCGGTGGAAAGCGTTCAGCTCCGCCCCCGCGTCTCCGGCTACATCGACAAAGTGAACTACACCGACGGCCAGGAAGTGAAGAAAGGTGAAGTGCTGTTCACCATCGACGACAGAACCTACCGCGCCGCGCTGGAACAGGCGCAGGCGGCGTTGATGAGAGCCAAAACCCAGGCCAGCCTCGCCCGCAGCGAAGCCAGCCGCACCGACAAGCTGATCGGCACCAACGTGATTTCCCGCGAAGAGTGGGAACAGCGCCGCTCCGCCGCCACCCAGGCTGACGCCGATATTCGTGCGGCCCAGGCGGCGGTTGACGCGGCGCAGCTAAACCTCGACTTCACCAAAGTCACTGCCCCGATCGACGGCCGCGCCAGCCGCGCGCTGATCACCAGCGGCAACCTGGTCACGGCGGGCGACAGCGCCAGCGTGCTCACCACTGTGGTGTCTCAGAAGACGGTTTACGCCTACTTTGACGTGGATGAATCCACCTATCTGCACTACCAAAACCTTGCCCGCAGCGGCCAGGGGGCGTCCAGCGACCATAAAGCCCTGCCGGTAGAAATTGGTCTGTCCGGCGAGGAAGGTTACCCGCATCAGGGTACCGTGGATTTCCTCGACAACCAGCTCACCGCCAGCACCGGCACCATCCGCATGCGCGCCCTGCTGGATAACGCTCAGCGTCAGTTCACGCCGGGGCTGTTCGCCCGCGTTCGTCTGCCGGGCAGCGCGGAGTTCCAGGCGCTGCTGATCAACGACAAAGCGGTGCTGACCGACCAGGACAGAAAATACGTCTACATCGTGGATAAAGACGGCAAGGCCCAGCGCCGCGACATCACGCCAGGGCGCCTCGCCGCCGGGCTGCGCATCGTGCAGCAGGGGCTGAACCCTGGCGATAAAGTCATCGTCGACGGGCTACAGAAAGTGTTTATGCCGGGCATGCCGGTGAACGCGAAACCTGTCGCCATGGCCGCCACCAGCGCTGCCGTTAACTGA